Proteins from one Nitrospirota bacterium genomic window:
- a CDS encoding DUF4418 family protein — protein sequence MKNRVFGTVLFIVGGSVLLTPKYILPVCEFTGKSRMACTYMGVSEMFLGGIILSIAIGVFFSKSTETLRWLMFVSFISALSVILIPEAIGYCKSPSMPCNYGTVPMLRLLGGILAIISSVGVVFGSSRKPS from the coding sequence ATGAAAAACAGGGTGTTTGGCACAGTGCTTTTTATAGTAGGCGGATCTGTCCTTCTTACGCCAAAGTATATCCTTCCGGTATGCGAGTTTACTGGGAAGTCAAGAATGGCTTGCACATATATGGGCGTTTCAGAGATGTTTCTTGGAGGCATAATCCTTTCCATAGCCATCGGAGTATTTTTCTCGAAATCCACTGAGACCCTGAGATGGCTAATGTTTGTATCGTTTATCAGTGCCTTATCGGTTATCCTCATACCAGAGGCTATTGGCTACTGTAAAAGCCCTTCTATGCCCTGTAACTACGGAACAGTGCCTATGTTAAGACTGCTTGGAGGCATCCTTGCGATTATATCGTCTGTAGGAGTCGTTTTTGGCTCATCGAGGAAGCCTTCATAG